In Patagioenas fasciata isolate bPatFas1 chromosome 15, bPatFas1.hap1, whole genome shotgun sequence, the sequence AACTCCAACTGCCCGAGCAGTAGGTGACATGAATTTGAGCTCAATCAACAGTATGCAGACTCCTTTCCAAAAATCAACCCCCTGCATGTGCACACTAGTCTGGTACGTGCTCCAAAGTGGCTCAGAATGAGAGAGTTGCCTTAACATACTGTGCGTCTCATTATTTTAACAGCCAGAGAGTTGTCTGATTCCTTGCTGTGGTATGGCTCCTTACTCATCGTGAGCAGAAAAACACCCTGGATCTTCGCatattgaggaaaaaaacctcacccTTGTTCTCCTGACCACTCGCCTATGGAGAATACTGTTTTCTCACAGCCCTCCATGCTTGTGAAAGGAGAGAAACCTTTgttaaaaggaggagaaaaatcagTGTTGTGTACTTTATATGAGAATCGCTCTTAAGCTTGAAACTGgtatattcaaaacctgacttcAAGGCATAGGGTAGCAGGAACCTCTGGCTGAACAAAGGTACATGTGTGTTGCAATGTCTGCAAATTCAGAGTTAGTCAGAACAGAACAAAGAAAAGCTTTCCATCTTACTGAAAAGTAGGTGCGGAAAAGCTCTGCGATACTTGTAAAAGCCACTCGATGGTCATCGTCTTGCACAATACAACAACACAGTAACCTGATTCTTTTTTCCCAGACTCTGGTGGCGGTGTTCTTCACGTTATACAGCAATTGCCCTGACTGACTGCTTTCCAGGTTCCGATTTAGGCTATCGGTGAGGTAAAACGTCTTCTTCCCCCCAAGCGGATCAAAGACGATTACAACTCCAATGACGGTAAAGATGATGATAACCCAGCTGCAAAACAGAAGCAAGtgggactaaaaaaaaaaaagaaggtgaaaCCAGATACTTGTGACAAGTATGCAAGAAAATACAACTATAGATCTTGacagacagaaaacaaagtcAGTTATGAAATGCTGTATGAACACCATCTGTTATCGCCTTAAGGGTGCATGTTTTGCTATCGGGTTTTCAATCCACTAGGCACGAGAACAAGGCTGTCAGTTCATTTCACACAGGGCACCAAACTAAAAATCACAGCCCTGTGCTTTGCAAACAGCAACCCAGATGTGTGAAGGCTTCATTTTTCACTGCCAGTTAAGTGACTGAGTTACTACCTTCTTCACACTTATCCATTTTTCTACATTCCCATCTATCCCTCTTACCCTTTCTGATCTTCACCTCCTGTCTTTCACTCTAGCACGTGTGCTCTCTCAAGACAAGTTACTCAGGCTTATTTCGGAAAGGATACCAACTCATTCTAGCTGTCTAGATTCAAAAATTCTCTTCCTTTCAAAATGAAAGCACTTGACAGAGAAACCACAATAATTTATAAGGAATATCAAAGTCTCCAACCGTTGGAAAAGCCTTCAATAAACACATCCAACAAACATGTAAGtggtatttttccatttcatgtaCACTATCAAGCTTAGATTTGGGGGGAAGCACCTTTACCTTGCAATAACTGTCCCAATTATAACATTTATCACAGTCTTCTCACAGTGCACACTGCTGTCTGACACCCATACAGCTCCTAGAACAGCCCAGAAGAATTCAGGTAAACAGAGAACTAGGCGAATGTAAAGTAGCTTGGGAAGTGATTTTCTTGGGCCTGGATTAGAAATTGTTCCTGAAATTACAGAGAGAATTTAATACAATAATTGTTCATTAATGCATCTTAAGTACATAAAATGCTACCCGGATATGTGAACTCTCTGAGCTTTACAGAAAGTAAGAAACTTAATTGAACTTATAAATTATTTTCATACTAATGGAAAGCTATCACTGaagctgagaaaagaaaaactacAATGAGTTCATAGTCATGATTCTTAGAATCTATTCTACTAATGCTAACTCcagcttaaaatatatattacaatTCTACcagataaatataaatataatattaTTTACCTTGCATACTGATGTATACAACAGCAGATAACACACATATTATAGAAGCCAGGAGAATGAGGAGGACGAGCAAGTAGCTGTGCAGTAATCCTCCCCCAGGACAGCTAAACTGCCCCTTATGAACGGCATAAACAGCAAGAATGCCAACCCACCTACGGGAAAGTATGGTAACAAAAGTTATAGCTGGAAGGGAAAGGTGCATCCTGCAAAGTGATCAACTGATAAATAACTTCCATCTTAAAGCATTGCACAAAGATTAATAGAAGGAGAGTTGTTATATAAGGCATTTGTCAGAATGAAATGACTACAGGGGTACTGGGCAGTAACTACAACAAAGCCATTGGCAGACGGAGCAACAGACTCTCCTCTTTACGGTGCTACTCATCTCCACAGACCCCGAAGAATCTGCGCTGATCTAAAACAAGAATCACCATAACAACTCTTGAATAACGAAACCACGTTAGTTAGCACCAGGCGGCGATTAAACACACGGAAGCGATGGCGGCTCCGTCCCGCGCGCACACAACACCGCAGAGATGCTGCTGCGGATGCCATTACATAAGGGGCTGTCACCAACCCGGCCGGGACAGCCCGGCACGCCGCGGATCCCGCCCGGCACCCCGCGGATCCCTGCCCGGCTCACCGCGGATCCCGCCCGGCACCCCGCGGATGTCCCTCTCAGGCGCGGCGCCGAGCGCCGCCCCGTGCCGTCCCGTCCGCGCACGGTTAACGGCCGCGCGCGCCGCCTCACCACACGAGCCTGACGAAGAGCTCAAAGGCCCCCGGGAGGACGAAGTCGTCGCTGCCGATAGCCCAGCGCCTGCCGAACGCCACCAGCCCCGGCATCCTGCGGGCCGCGCCGCCGTCCCGTCACGGGCGCCCGAGCACCTGCGCCGGCCCCGCCCTCACGGGCCGCCCCCGTCCCGCGGCCCCCGTGCCCGCCCGCTCCCGCCGGCCACGCCGCCCAGCGGGGGCAGGCGGTACGTCACGGCGAAGCGACGTCATGACGCACTACGCGGCGCCCCAACCTGCCCTGCGGTCGTACGCCCCGCCCCTCGGATCGCGCTAAACCGCGCACGCGCGGTGGCAGttcccgccgctccgcgcgccgGCGGGGCAAGGCGCGGCTTCTCACCCGGGCGCGTGCGCAGAgcccgggaggggcggggccaccggggggcgggcggggcagcCACACAGCCCGGGAAAGGCGGCATAAGGGCAGCGATTGAGCACGGGATGGGGCAGGGGACACGGAACGAACCCTGCGCCCAGGACCTGCACATCGCAGCACCCACGGGGTGGCGCTTCCAGCGCCACGGGGCACGGGCGGCACCAGAAAACCGGAGAAAAcgctcagcagctgcagcaaatgcAGTCAGAACATGGACAACGTGTCCACGGGCTGAGAGGTGTCACAGCTGTTGGCACTTGTTCCAGGGGCCCCGCAGCCTTCTCCGGCAGGGCTCTGCTCCTTCTGCCCAGGGACAGCACAGCCCAGAGGGACACTTGGCAATTGAACTAAAGCACAACACTAACAGCAGGGAAGCAAATAACCTACCCCGTCCTGAGGAGCTCACTCTCACGCTAACCAGCACAGATTTCATGTAGCCCTGTGGCTACAACGAGAGTCACTCTCTTGTATTTCATGACACAGACAGACCTTGGTTTCAAGCAACTGTGTAAAGCAATGGAATGCTCAGTGTAATAATATCCAAGGTATCAGAGACTGCAGCATCCTGGCATACACATTCTGCAAATAAAAAAACTATTCACATTTAGGGTTTGGAATTATAACCATCACTACCAAGAAGGATAATGATGCTAAACtaagagaaaataaacaattttttGAAGTAAAACCACATACAAGCACAAAAACCTCATTTGCACCAGGCTGAGATTGTGCTCTGGCAAAACAAGAAGTCACTGTTGCTTCATTCAATGGTAATGCCCATCAGAGCCTTAAAAGTTCGTATTTCAACTGAGCAAACAATGACATGCAGCAACTCATCCTTACTACAACTTTCATCCAGTCTCAGGCTAACAGAAAACTTGAGttcaggaataaataaataaaaacccatTTTCACCATTTCATAAAGTGTTTATTAAGGATGGTAACACAGGATAAATCATGCAACAGCTCAGTAAAAAAAGGGAATCATTTAAAGGATAAAGAATGCTAACTGGTGCTGCTGATTTTgaaaaatttataaaaaaaatactaattgtCCAAAAGTGACATCAAAAACCACTTGAAGCTGAACATGGAAGTTGCTTATAAAgcattcattaaaacaaaaatgtagATACTTTAAAATGATCACCCACAGATTACTGTAATCAACTTACGTGTCTCCCATTTCTGCAGCCACAATGGTGCAACAGGGTTGTACTCCCAAGATATTGAACCTTCTTTTCCTGAACAACCAAACCTGAACTTACAAACGTTTGTCACTAAGCAACACACCTGCATCTCTTACCCTTCACAACCTGTGCTGCCAAGTGCTTTCATCACTGGGATCGCCTTCCCAAACATCATGGCAAAGCAGGAGAGGGCCCCTCCTCATGGCCTCGAGAGATTTCCTGCTGTCTTCTTGCCATCAGCCTGTTCTAGAAAGGGAACAACTACAAAATGTGACTGTTCCCCTTCTGGAACCAATGTATGTTTTAAATAAGGAACTCCACGTCAGCAGATGGCACACAGACTGGGCATCAGCACATCACATCAAACAGCGGTGGTTTCAGATTTAGAGTTGACATATATTcaccttttggaaaaaaataaatatagtgGAATGAAAATTGAATCAAAGGGAAAGAACAGATGACTACCATCCATCAAGGATGCACATATctgtgcactgaaaaaaaaataaatcagtcattTCAATGAAAttcttgaaaattaaaaaaaaaaaagtttgcactTGTTCCTCATAACAATCTCACAAAAATCTCACTTTTGGAACTATCCCAATTGAAACCATACACTGAATTTTTTAATACAGTATAAGTTTCTTTATGTAAAAAATCTTTATACATAGTAATAAAAAAGATAAAGGCAAGATGCATCAAACAGAAATCTGCTGGTTGTTTTTCCTCCGTTCTTACAGAGCCGCTGATGACTACCTGCACTATAAAGAGCTGTGTTTCTGACTTTCTGTCTCAAGCATCTTCACCTTTGCTTGTGATAAGGATTGTTCTGTCCAAGCATCCAAAAGGACAGATGCTGGTGACGTTTTTTTTTGGCACTTACGCTGGCAAACTGAGCTTCTTTCCCTTGAGTACTGTAAGGAAAAGTAGGAAAGAAAATGGTGAGCAAAACAAAGATGTGATCTCGGAGCAGCACATACTGTCAAAGCTTCAAAGGGACTAAAACCTGTCACAAAGAGTCACTTTGTTACAAAATGGGTGACCTGCAGTCAGTCTTCACAAGCCTACCTCTCTCTCTTCAATACATACTGGTAAAATGATGATAAATTAACAACTATTCTAACCCTGCCCTCTTGTAGCACTTTGAAATTCTAACTTTTCATCCCCAGGGCACACCAGCCTGTGACTGTGCTTTCTTACAGAGTTATGAATAAGATAACATAGCCCCATACAGCTTCCTAGTTACATGATGGAAGCTGCAATGTGTCTAAAGGCAGAATTACTAATGCACCCAGCAGAAATGACTACTTCTGCACTTAGCATAAACATCCAAAATCCTTTGGACCTTTAAGGTGTTTGAAACACCAAGGAAGGTGTCTGTAAACGCATGGAATCCGCACAAAGCAGCGCCATGTTGTCAGGAGAAGCATGAGGCTCAGGCTTATTGATGGAAGACAATAGCAGCATGTATGTAGCCATACTAATTTTAAATTCGTCAAGTCATCTGACCATTTATGTATTCATATTCTACCCACACCCAAAGCAATCCTCAGAAATGCCCCACACTAGCAAAAGTGTACTTAATAAATCTATCAAGGAGATTTCAGCGATAATTTGCACATTGAATTAACAAGCTAATAGTGTTGAGATAGCAGATCCCTATGAACATGCTAATTGCTACATTCCACAAACTGAAGCTGGAAGTTAATGCACCACTTACCTTTTGTAACATACAAATAGAAGAAGTCACAGTAAAGAACAGTCTGGACCACACCAGCAACAACAGCTATGAGGTCAAAAAATCCCTCAAAATAGTAGCGCCAAATCCAGTTGACTAAGTACAAGGCACGGTACAGACCCAAGAAGAAAAGGTAGTGAGTAGTGATGGTCTCTGCTTCCCCAGTTTTGCTGATCATAAAAAGCTGAGGGAGAATAGCAACTGATTCGAGATAGATGGAGAAGGTCCACagtatctgaaaggaaaaaaaaacaccacacaggtATATTCAACTGTCTTACTGATAACAAAAACACAGAATATATTTGACTTGGCTTGACTTATCACTCTCTAACAATGTTATGAATAAGTACAGTATTTTGGCAAACCATCCTTGGTACAGGAAAAACTACGTGAAACCTTCATAATCAACCACGAAATGACACAAGGTAACAACTCTTTTGACAAACAACAGACCCTCCAAACCAGCTGCCTAGTGAGCTGGCAGGTACAGGTTTACTCCTGAGGAAACTCATGCGCATGCATCAGTTCAGCATTCACAGTACCATGAAACACAGGTTACAGAGCTGGTGCTGTTTGAACTCTctataattacattttaaatgcaatttttctgATAGGAAACACATAGTTGTATTTAAAATACAATGTAATTAATCCTAATACTCTAGACCATTTGTGATTCTAGAAAATTTGAGAAGTATTGTAATTCCTCACCAGGTGGCACCAACTATTCACAAACAGCATTCTGGACATTTCTTTAATAAACATAACAAAAGGAAGGACAATTCTGAATTAATATAACCATCAGAGTGTACTGCGAAGGGACAGTCTTTTGCTTAATAAAATAATCAATATTGACAATAATGCCAGTTTCCTGAAGCGCCTTAAATTTTCAACAAAGTCTACACCATAAAGACGCATTAATGAAACAGGATTAGGCTGAACCTGCCAAACACAGGCACCTTCCCAACATTCCTCAGGCAGCCTAAAAGCACTCATCTTCATGTTCTAAATGTTCTAGAGAAAAAAGCATAACCTCCTGCCCACAATGAACTCACCTCCAGAGGAGAGAAGTCATGATTGACAAGAAACGAGAGTCCGCCAACAGGAACTATCAGAAACTCCACTCTGAACGTATCATGGTTTCCATCATAGGTAGCCTTAAATTTCATGTAGATCAGATACACAGTTGCATACGAGCAAGCAATGTAGATGAGCTaaagagcaagaaaagaaaaagaaaacaacaaaccacaacccaAAGAGGTTGTAAGATTAGATCAAACACAACAAAGATAACTCAGGGCACTAAGAGAAATAAGTGCTgtcttttttggttgtttgtattATTTGTTTATGTGCTTTTGCAGTTCCAGGCTATGTGGTAGTATTCAACTTTTCTCAGCAGAGTAATAATTCAAAACTCTGGGCTCCAGGCCCTACTGGTTTTGTTGCTTTGAAAGCGGTACCTTGCCTCCGGTTGAAGGGACTGCCCAAAATGTCTTTAAAGACACTTTCCTGAGCAGGCAGAACTAAGGAACtgactggagcagcagcagcccttcTGCTACTGCAGGGGAAGCACCGGCCCCAAACATTTAAGTTAAAAATGCACACTGCATACATGCAATCATCATGGAAGGGGTCTTTTTACACTCAAAAAGCCTGCAAGTTGTGTGGCTCACGTGCAATTAAAAACCTGTTCAATAAGCCCCATACAGACTCAGCCACTTAACATATCACAAATTAGCGGATTTATTTAGAACTTTAAACATCTCTAAAAGCTGAAGAGTGGCACGTGGGCATTGTTCTCCACCAACCAACAGGTCATAAAACCTGCAAAACTAACCGGCTGCTAGAAGCACTGAACCAGAATTCAGTTTCTATTTCAGCTGACATCTAATGTTACCATTTTTAGTTGTTACGGTACAGCAGACTTCATAGCTATTTCCCGTGGAATAGGCAAATAGCCTTATTTTACAGATGAGAAAACAAAATCAGAGAGAATACAACTTTCTAAAGGTCGATCTGCCACCGTCAGGACAGAGTGAAGTCGACTAGACAAGCAGTTCAGCTTCTGCCTCAGTTTCATCACAAAGATGAAATATTCCAAACCATTTATCGCATTAAATACAGGTTCTTTACAACTGAAAAGTAACAGACTTTAAAACCCACTGTTTGCAGACGCTACTAAAAGTGCTGCTCACAGATATAAAAATGCTACAAATATCACATTAAGGCCTCAGAATCCAAAGACTGCTACACCAGCACCCGGTCGATGGAGATAAATGACCACAGGATGGGACATCATATACAGGGAATCCCCACTGCAGATGTAAACCCATCGTAATTTATGTGGTCACAGAAGGCACTTAAAGTGTGAATGTACCCCTACTCATATTAAAGATTTCTTCATGAGAATTATACTGCATTTTGGGACACTCCCAAAGTCTTCATTTTTAAAGCTactcaaataaaaaaaagaatgacagaaaaattacTGCAGGGTGCACCGAAGAAATGCATCTAATACTCAGATACAGACACTACAAAAAAGAAACCCTAAGATACAGAATgctaaaaatcacaaaaaattaAGTCTGCAGGTCATAAGGAATGGCAGACAGACCCAGTTCATGTATTCATATATTCCTAGAACACAGAAGAAACAAGTTTTCCTAAGTATCTGATGGTCACTGCCAAATACAGCAAGTTGGCACCTGCAGTTTAATTTTCTCTAAAAATAC encodes:
- the KDELR2 gene encoding ER lumen protein-retaining receptor 2, producing the protein MNIFRLTGDLSHLAAIIILLLKIWKSRSCAGISGKSQLLFALVFTTRYLDLFTSFISLYNTSMKLIYIACSYATVYLIYMKFKATYDGNHDTFRVEFLIVPVGGLSFLVNHDFSPLEILWTFSIYLESVAILPQLFMISKTGEAETITTHYLFFLGLYRALYLVNWIWRYYFEGFFDLIAVVAGVVQTVLYCDFFYLYVTKVLKGKKLSLPA